The DNA region CGCCCACGGATAACTCCCGTATTCGAGCATGTCCCAGTCATAGTTGCTTTCCAGGTATGCGCCGTGTACGGACTCCAGGATCGCCTGAAGCCCCGGAAACACGTGCCCCAGATCGGTGAGGATTCCCAAACGACGGTTCTCATGCTCGATGACGAATGCGACACCGTCGGCGGCATCGTGTGCGGTGGGAATCGTGTGCACGCGGACGTCACCGAACTCCAGCACGTCGCCCGATTGAAAGTAACGCACGTCGGACAGCCGCCCCAATCTGCACCAGGTTGCGCGCTGCGTCTGCGGTGTAATGTAGATCGGCAGGCCGAATTTCCGCTGGTAAATGCCCGCGCATCGGATGTGATCCGTATGATCGTGGGAAATAATGAGGGCATCGACTTCGCGGATGTCCCGCCCGTGGGCGGCCATGCGACGCTCGG from Phycisphaerae bacterium includes:
- a CDS encoding MBL fold metallo-hydrolase, which codes for MLTFSLQSGSNGNAIYVEAGGVRLLFDAGIAGNTAERRMAAHGRDIREVDALIISHDHTDHIRCAGIYQRKFGLPIYITPQTQRATWCRLGRLSDVRYFQSGDVLEFGDVRVHTIPTAHDAADGVAFVIEHENRRLGILTDLGHVFPGLQAILESVHGAYLESNYDWDMLEYGSYPWALKERIRGGRGHLSNDQAATMLRACGRRLPAWVAVAHLSADNNHPDLAMGAQHAAIGRSYPVHHASRYEVSPIFDV